Proteins encoded in a region of the Tautonia rosea genome:
- a CDS encoding SDR family oxidoreductase, with translation MPEPRSKRIVLTGATRGLGRAMAEGFIGRGHSVAGCGRSADRVAELAKTFGPSHQFSVVDVSDQDAVNTWAATVMETFGVPDLLINNAAIINQNAPLWKVPVEEFNRVVDVNIKGIANVIRAFAPAMVDRGSGVFVNFSSYWGRSTSAEVAPYCASKFAVEGLTQAMAQELPQGMAAVAFNPGVIDTEMLRSTFGSSAGNYLSPDRWAESAVPYLLALGASQNGTSVTAPGQ, from the coding sequence GTGCCGGAGCCTCGATCGAAACGGATTGTGCTGACGGGTGCTACCCGGGGACTCGGCCGGGCCATGGCCGAGGGCTTTATCGGGCGGGGTCATTCGGTGGCCGGATGCGGCCGATCGGCCGATCGTGTGGCCGAGCTTGCGAAGACGTTCGGGCCTTCGCATCAGTTTTCGGTGGTGGATGTGAGCGATCAGGATGCCGTGAACACCTGGGCCGCGACCGTGATGGAAACCTTCGGCGTGCCTGATTTGTTGATCAACAACGCAGCAATCATCAATCAGAATGCACCCTTGTGGAAGGTGCCGGTGGAGGAATTCAATCGTGTGGTAGACGTGAACATCAAGGGGATTGCCAACGTGATTCGAGCGTTTGCCCCTGCGATGGTGGACCGCGGGTCGGGGGTGTTCGTGAACTTCAGTTCGTACTGGGGGCGATCGACTTCGGCCGAGGTGGCGCCGTACTGTGCGTCGAAGTTTGCCGTTGAGGGCTTGACGCAGGCGATGGCGCAGGAGCTGCCCCAGGGAATGGCGGCGGTGGCGTTCAATCCGGGGGTGATTGATACAGAGATGCTTCGCTCGACGTTTGGAAGCTCGGCCGGGAATTATCTGTCGCCGGATCGCTGGGCCGAGTCGGCGGTGCCGTACCTGCTGGCACTGGGAGCGTCGCAGAATGGGACGTCTGTGACCGCGCCGGGACAGTAA
- a CDS encoding protein kinase domain-containing protein produces MSERTIFMEALDFEDPDAQRAFLDQACQRNVALRARVESLLQSHRKAGDFLDDDPAHLLSTEAGGPLAEPSIEAIGTVIGPYTLLEPIGEGGMGTVYMADQERPVRRRVALKVIKPGMDTKQVIARFEAERQALALMDHPNIARVLDAGTNDSGRPYFVMELVKGLPITEFCDRHRLDIQERLDLFVRVCQAVQHAHQKGIIHRDLKPSNILVTLHDGEPVPKVIDFGIAKATSQSLTDKTLFTGFAQLVGTPQYMSPEQAEFSGLDIDTRSDIYSLGVLLYELLTGSTPIQREEFQRAPLDQIRRLIHDREAVTPSTRLSGLGKSLSTISASRGADPRRILVAVRGDLDWIVMKCLEKKRDRRYETANALAAELRRHLNNEPVLARPPSAAYQFQKFASRNRAILTSTVLIVLVLVTATVLSLLQAHRATRAEAQAAASAEETSLVVEYLVNDVFGAAAPERLQGKTPTLQDIFVAGEAAIPARFGHHPTAEASARIALGRAYYDLGRYEDAAPQFRLAAALRAEHLGPDHPQTLTAEAMVVRALCPDALGLVAIPDEAEPIARRVMETRRRVLGPNDRQTLDSMTTLGHVLQVKFNKALLERFRKAPNLSLSDEVLRTLGTVPMGEAQTLLEDAYQGQTRLLGPDHPETLETLHVLGRVLYCKADHVNSERVLRQAVAGRDRVLGADHPATLASRKFLATTLQRRQQNEEAILLYAQVAEAHRRLFGSTHIQTSSALNHYLGTCRALGQFETIREVSERWLRDLLATPIPSDAYQQSRRCIRLEHLAIYLATLPASVPVDSDLATRAAQEAVTILGSPKAWSALALVLHRAGQFELALEAIQASADHPDFIGGFGFYWCALAQLQLHAGDVEAARASYERSFLDKSEPWLAELQVLQNEIATRLLEVDSPASTRRPPALSPNSQDLRSLVSATHMKISLFLIGQDGSPSEALRNDRAISQETNHTAFSNTGGHNSGSRFIIDQDCGTIGPRLTGGPC; encoded by the coding sequence ATGAGCGAGCGCACCATCTTCATGGAGGCTCTCGACTTTGAGGACCCCGACGCCCAGCGCGCATTCCTCGACCAGGCCTGTCAGAGGAACGTCGCGTTGAGGGCCAGAGTCGAATCCCTGCTTCAGTCGCATCGCAAGGCGGGCGACTTCCTCGACGATGATCCCGCCCATCTCCTCTCAACCGAGGCGGGAGGCCCCCTGGCCGAACCCTCAATCGAGGCGATCGGCACAGTGATCGGCCCTTACACGCTCCTGGAACCGATCGGCGAGGGGGGAATGGGCACCGTCTACATGGCCGATCAAGAACGGCCGGTCCGCCGCCGAGTCGCCCTGAAGGTCATCAAGCCGGGCATGGACACCAAGCAGGTCATCGCCCGCTTCGAGGCCGAACGACAGGCCCTGGCACTGATGGACCACCCGAACATTGCCCGGGTCCTCGACGCCGGCACGAACGACTCAGGCCGCCCCTATTTCGTCATGGAACTGGTCAAGGGCCTCCCGATCACCGAATTCTGCGACCGCCACCGCCTCGACATCCAGGAACGCCTCGACCTGTTCGTCCGGGTCTGCCAGGCGGTGCAGCACGCCCATCAAAAAGGGATCATCCACCGAGACCTCAAACCCTCGAACATCCTGGTTACGCTCCACGACGGCGAGCCGGTCCCCAAGGTCATCGACTTCGGCATTGCCAAGGCTACCAGCCAGAGCCTCACCGACAAGACCCTGTTCACCGGCTTCGCCCAGCTCGTCGGCACCCCTCAGTACATGAGCCCTGAGCAGGCTGAGTTCTCCGGCCTCGACATCGACACCCGCAGCGACATTTACAGCCTCGGCGTCCTCCTCTACGAACTCCTGACCGGCTCGACCCCAATCCAGCGCGAGGAATTTCAGCGGGCCCCGCTCGACCAGATCCGACGACTCATCCACGATCGTGAAGCCGTCACCCCGAGCACTCGGCTCAGCGGCCTTGGGAAATCGCTCTCCACCATCTCGGCCTCCCGAGGGGCCGACCCCCGCCGCATTCTCGTGGCCGTCCGGGGCGACCTCGACTGGATCGTCATGAAATGCCTCGAAAAGAAACGCGACCGCCGCTACGAGACCGCCAACGCCCTCGCCGCTGAGCTCCGCCGACACCTGAACAACGAGCCCGTCCTCGCCCGACCGCCGTCGGCCGCTTACCAATTCCAAAAGTTCGCCTCCCGCAACCGTGCAATCCTCACCTCGACCGTCCTCATCGTTCTGGTTCTCGTCACGGCCACTGTCCTGAGCCTGCTCCAGGCCCACCGCGCCACCCGGGCCGAGGCCCAGGCCGCCGCCAGTGCCGAGGAAACCAGCCTGGTCGTCGAGTACCTCGTCAATGACGTCTTCGGCGCCGCCGCTCCCGAACGGCTCCAGGGCAAGACTCCCACACTTCAAGACATCTTCGTCGCAGGAGAAGCGGCCATTCCCGCGCGCTTCGGCCACCACCCTACCGCCGAGGCCTCCGCCCGGATCGCCCTCGGTCGAGCCTACTACGATCTCGGCCGCTACGAGGACGCCGCCCCTCAGTTCCGCCTCGCCGCCGCCCTGCGAGCCGAGCACCTCGGCCCCGACCACCCCCAAACTCTTACGGCCGAGGCAATGGTCGTCCGCGCGCTGTGTCCCGACGCTCTGGGACTGGTCGCCATCCCCGACGAAGCCGAACCGATCGCCCGTCGAGTGATGGAAACCCGTCGCCGCGTCCTTGGCCCCAACGACCGCCAGACCCTCGACTCAATGACCACCCTCGGTCACGTCCTCCAGGTCAAGTTCAACAAGGCCTTGCTTGAGCGATTCAGAAAAGCTCCAAACCTCAGTCTCTCCGATGAGGTCCTTCGCACGCTGGGGACAGTCCCCATGGGGGAAGCACAAACCCTGCTCGAAGATGCTTATCAGGGCCAGACTCGACTTCTCGGCCCCGACCACCCGGAGACATTGGAGACGCTTCACGTCCTCGGACGGGTTCTGTATTGCAAGGCAGACCATGTCAACTCGGAGCGTGTCCTCCGACAGGCCGTCGCCGGGCGCGATCGCGTCCTCGGTGCCGATCATCCCGCAACCCTCGCCTCCCGCAAGTTCCTCGCAACCACACTCCAGCGACGCCAACAAAACGAAGAGGCGATCCTCCTGTACGCACAGGTTGCCGAAGCCCATCGCCGCCTCTTCGGATCGACCCACATTCAGACCAGCAGCGCCTTGAATCACTACCTGGGCACCTGCCGCGCACTTGGTCAATTCGAGACCATCCGCGAGGTCTCCGAGCGATGGCTCCGGGATCTCCTGGCGACCCCCATTCCCTCTGACGCCTATCAGCAATCCCGCCGCTGTATCCGGCTCGAACACCTGGCCATCTACCTCGCCACCCTCCCTGCCTCGGTCCCCGTTGACTCCGATCTGGCGACCCGAGCAGCCCAGGAGGCGGTGACGATCTTGGGAAGCCCCAAGGCCTGGTCTGCGCTCGCCCTGGTCCTTCACCGCGCCGGTCAGTTCGAACTCGCCCTCGAAGCCATCCAGGCTTCGGCCGATCACCCCGACTTCATCGGCGGCTTCGGATTTTACTGGTGCGCCCTTGCGCAATTGCAACTCCACGCAGGAGATGTCGAAGCCGCTCGTGCCAGCTACGAACGCTCCTTTCTGGACAAGAGTGAGCCCTGGCTTGCCGAACTTCAGGTTCTCCAAAACGAGATCGCTACGCGACTCCTTGAAGTCGACTCACCAGCCTCGACCCGTCGTCCCCCCGCTTTGTCACCAAACTCCCAGGACCTCAGGTCCCTCGTCTCTGCAACCCACATGAAAATCTCCCTGTTCCTCATTGGTCAGGATGGGAGCCCCTCGGAAGCGCTCAGGAACGACAGGGCGATTTCCCAGGAGACCAACCACACCGCTTTCAGCAATACAGGAGGACACAACAGCGGATCACGCTTCATCATCGACCAAGACTGCGGGACCATCGGCCCTCGATTGACGGGAGGGCCGTGTTGA
- a CDS encoding sigma-70 family RNA polymerase sigma factor, whose protein sequence is MNDLTQILSAIEQGDPLASEQLLPLVYDELRTLAATHLARERPGQTLQATALVHEAYLRLIDPSSPIEWDGRGHFFKAAAEAMRRILVDRYRRKCRLRHGGDHQRLDFEVAIDSIASPGPDLAALDDALNALAQHDPTSVEVVKLRYFVGLTIVEIAQVLEIAPRTVDRHWAYARAWLHHKLSEE, encoded by the coding sequence ATGAACGATCTTACACAAATCCTCTCGGCAATTGAGCAGGGAGACCCACTCGCTTCCGAGCAATTGCTCCCGCTCGTTTACGACGAGTTGCGCACGCTCGCAGCCACGCATCTGGCCCGTGAACGCCCCGGACAGACGCTGCAAGCCACGGCGCTCGTGCACGAGGCCTACCTCCGGCTGATCGATCCTTCCTCACCCATCGAGTGGGATGGCCGGGGTCACTTCTTCAAGGCCGCCGCGGAGGCCATGCGTCGTATCCTCGTCGATCGCTACCGCCGGAAGTGCCGTCTCCGACACGGCGGCGACCATCAGCGACTCGATTTCGAGGTCGCCATCGACTCCATCGCCTCGCCAGGCCCCGATCTGGCCGCCCTCGACGACGCCCTCAACGCACTTGCCCAGCACGACCCAACCTCGGTTGAGGTGGTGAAGCTTCGCTATTTTGTCGGCCTCACCATCGTCGAGATCGCCCAGGTTCTTGAGATCGCTCCCCGCACGGTCGACCGCCACTGGGCCTACGCACGCGCCTGGCTTCACCACAAACTGAGCGAGGAGTAA
- a CDS encoding sensor histidine kinase, whose amino-acid sequence MSTSLFEILVVEDDEDARTTLRDLLEAEGHRVTLASSLREINALRSDDWSSFDVALLDRQFPEGTIDSSLPRIRLLAPHCALILLTAWCEHEGLLAALRGGVVDSLSKPLEPEALYACLQRLARLREAEQRAQASEQLASLGQMLVVLAHEGRNALNRTKIALELAKLTSHGDPDLPSVLESGLAGCRDLERLFADLRSQAGPLQLNLQPCDLYSVAREVWDDLETRRNGRTARLILEGASEARDCLADSFRLKQVFRNLFENTLDCSTDPVEIRVQCKAIAPEGKPSLWIAIRDNGPGFPPQIRRQAFKPFFTTRSEGLGLGLSITQRIVEAHGGWITLTNASPGAEVLILLPILGPNPSPSILDTPIAVGSNPISSDRVTSLYQ is encoded by the coding sequence ATGAGCACGAGTCTGTTTGAGATCCTGGTCGTCGAAGACGATGAGGATGCCCGCACAACACTCCGGGATCTGCTCGAAGCAGAAGGCCATCGTGTCACCCTCGCCAGTTCGCTTCGCGAAATCAACGCCCTCCGTTCGGACGACTGGAGCAGCTTTGATGTTGCACTGCTCGACCGCCAATTCCCCGAGGGCACGATCGATTCCTCGCTGCCCCGCATTCGACTGTTGGCTCCTCATTGTGCCCTGATTCTCCTCACGGCCTGGTGTGAACACGAGGGTCTGCTTGCCGCCCTTCGAGGAGGAGTCGTTGACTCCCTGTCCAAACCCCTCGAACCCGAGGCCCTCTACGCCTGCCTCCAGCGCCTCGCTCGGCTCCGAGAGGCAGAGCAGCGTGCCCAGGCTTCCGAGCAGCTTGCCTCGCTTGGCCAGATGCTGGTTGTCCTTGCCCACGAAGGACGCAACGCCCTGAACCGCACCAAGATTGCCCTCGAACTTGCAAAGCTCACCTCCCACGGCGACCCCGACCTGCCTTCCGTCCTGGAATCCGGCCTCGCCGGCTGTCGCGACCTCGAGCGCCTCTTTGCCGACCTTCGCAGCCAGGCCGGCCCCCTTCAGCTCAACCTCCAACCGTGCGATCTCTACAGCGTTGCCCGAGAGGTCTGGGATGACCTCGAAACCCGCCGGAACGGTCGTACGGCTCGGCTCATCCTCGAAGGTGCCAGCGAAGCCCGAGACTGTCTGGCCGACTCCTTCCGCCTGAAGCAGGTCTTTCGCAACCTCTTCGAGAACACGCTCGATTGCAGTACCGATCCCGTCGAAATCCGGGTTCAGTGCAAGGCCATCGCTCCCGAAGGCAAACCGTCGCTCTGGATCGCCATCCGGGACAACGGACCCGGCTTCCCCCCCCAGATCCGTCGCCAGGCGTTCAAACCCTTCTTCACCACCCGAAGCGAGGGCCTGGGGCTCGGACTGTCGATTACCCAACGGATCGTCGAAGCCCACGGCGGCTGGATCACCCTGACCAACGCCTCGCCCGGCGCCGAGGTGCTCATCCTCCTCCCGATCCTTGGACCCAACCCCTCACCGTCGATCCTCGACACCCCGATCGCGGTCGGCTCCAACCCGATCTCCAGCGACCGAGTCACCTCTTTGTACCAATAA
- a CDS encoding response regulator transcription factor, with protein sequence MFPHLLLAESDPSLRSILADYFASLGFQVETANDGLDCLDRLRSSQPEVIVIDADLAWGGGDGVLSLIHERQSQVPQAVIAIGTESPERLADRLGLSPQVCLSKPVHPSSLVIRIATQLFTTNLQTANMPAFR encoded by the coding sequence ATGTTTCCTCACCTGCTTCTTGCCGAGTCTGACCCCTCGCTTCGTTCCATCCTCGCGGATTATTTTGCGTCCCTCGGATTCCAGGTCGAGACCGCCAATGATGGCCTGGATTGCCTGGATCGGCTCCGATCCTCCCAACCCGAGGTCATTGTGATCGACGCGGATCTTGCCTGGGGAGGAGGGGATGGCGTCCTGAGCCTGATCCACGAGCGTCAGTCACAGGTACCTCAGGCCGTCATCGCCATCGGAACGGAATCCCCGGAACGGTTGGCGGATCGTCTGGGACTGTCTCCGCAGGTTTGCCTCAGTAAACCGGTCCATCCCAGTTCCCTCGTCATCCGAATCGCCACTCAGTTATTTACAACGAACCTGCAAACGGCGAATATGCCTGCGTTTCGATAA
- a CDS encoding sensor histidine kinase — translation MEQSRNDEHWTNVNAIVESVLDALPAHVCLLDAEGTIVAINRRWEQFARENDGDLQRCGLGVNYLEVCRRAAEQGVALAAEALEGIRDVMSGRLESFTLEAPCHRSGKNRWFLMLVAPLHFDHQGLIISHVDITYQKEAEFALHESEDRLRTVIESAAEGIVSMNKDGIVDSLNAAAEQLCGYTRSEVIGKKISIWIPSLPEALNEEGLERLRSKEPGRVAGRVPLMLLQRKDGSSVPVELSISKVDDLDLYTVIIRDLSERRAMQEQLLTIAEQEQRRIGQDLHDNVGQELTGLALMVESLVEATEEMDSSESKLVERIREGLQRVQEGMRNLSRGLIPVEVDAEGLMSALSELATRIGSNHELTCRFECRETVRVENNQAATQLYRIAQEAVSNAVRHAHPRQIVIRLTYERDQVLLEIWDDGTGLWHPDEQPGEGIGLKIMRSRAELIGAQLQIESREGLGTRVVCTVQGRIVHGERAEPQ, via the coding sequence GTGGAACAATCGAGAAATGATGAACATTGGACGAACGTTAATGCGATCGTCGAGTCGGTGCTCGATGCCCTTCCGGCGCACGTCTGTTTGCTTGATGCGGAGGGGACGATTGTGGCGATCAACCGGCGCTGGGAGCAGTTTGCGCGGGAGAATGACGGCGACCTGCAACGGTGCGGACTGGGTGTGAACTATCTGGAGGTGTGTCGACGGGCCGCGGAGCAAGGTGTCGCATTGGCGGCTGAGGCGCTGGAGGGAATTCGCGACGTGATGTCGGGTCGTCTGGAGTCGTTTACCCTGGAGGCGCCGTGTCATCGATCGGGGAAAAATCGGTGGTTTTTGATGCTGGTGGCTCCGTTACATTTTGATCATCAGGGACTGATTATTTCTCATGTGGACATTACGTATCAAAAAGAGGCCGAGTTTGCACTTCATGAAAGTGAGGATCGACTGCGCACGGTGATTGAATCGGCTGCGGAAGGGATTGTCTCGATGAACAAAGACGGGATTGTGGACTCGTTGAATGCCGCTGCGGAGCAACTCTGCGGTTACACGCGATCGGAAGTGATTGGGAAGAAGATTTCGATCTGGATACCTTCGCTTCCCGAGGCGCTGAATGAAGAGGGTTTGGAGCGGCTTCGGTCGAAGGAGCCGGGGCGGGTGGCCGGTCGGGTGCCGTTGATGCTGTTGCAACGCAAGGACGGCAGCAGTGTGCCGGTCGAGCTGTCGATCAGCAAGGTTGATGACCTGGACCTGTACACGGTGATCATCCGCGATCTGTCGGAGCGGCGAGCCATGCAGGAGCAATTATTGACAATTGCCGAGCAAGAGCAGCGGCGGATTGGTCAGGATCTGCACGACAATGTGGGGCAGGAGCTGACCGGGTTGGCCCTGATGGTCGAATCGCTGGTCGAGGCGACAGAGGAGATGGATTCATCGGAGAGCAAGCTAGTCGAGCGGATTCGAGAAGGACTGCAACGGGTGCAGGAGGGGATGCGAAACCTCAGCCGCGGGCTCATTCCGGTGGAGGTCGATGCCGAGGGGCTGATGTCGGCTCTGAGTGAGCTGGCGACCCGGATCGGGAGCAACCACGAGCTTACCTGCCGCTTTGAATGCCGGGAAACGGTTCGGGTGGAGAACAATCAGGCGGCGACACAGCTCTACCGAATTGCTCAGGAGGCGGTTTCCAACGCGGTTCGTCACGCTCACCCTCGTCAGATCGTGATTCGATTAACGTACGAGCGTGATCAGGTCTTGCTGGAGATCTGGGATGACGGCACGGGTCTGTGGCATCCGGATGAGCAACCGGGCGAAGGGATTGGGTTGAAGATCATGCGGAGCCGGGCAGAGTTGATTGGGGCCCAGTTGCAGATTGAATCTCGCGAAGGACTCGGGACCAGGGTTGTCTGCACGGTTCAAGGGAGGATTGTTCATGGAGAGCGAGCCGAGCCCCAATGA
- a CDS encoding response regulator transcription factor, translating into MESEPSPNDVPEVPARVLIVDDHPTVREGLGFRIARCPDLIVCGEAADLCSAMAEVEATNPDVTVVDIALGAESGIDLIRRLRIRDPSAKTLVWSMYPESLYAERALRAGAMGYITKQAATGRIIEAIRRVLAGEIYLSQAAANQMLRRVVGTNAGEVSAPAPTPEATLSDRELDVMRLIGSGLTTSEIANQLHLSVHTIETYRQRIKIKLGLRNGAELIRAATQWVLESR; encoded by the coding sequence ATGGAGAGCGAGCCGAGCCCCAATGATGTGCCTGAGGTTCCTGCCCGGGTCTTGATTGTCGATGATCATCCGACGGTTCGGGAGGGCTTGGGCTTCCGGATTGCCCGATGCCCGGATCTGATCGTCTGTGGTGAGGCGGCCGATTTGTGCAGTGCGATGGCGGAGGTGGAGGCGACGAATCCGGACGTGACGGTCGTGGATATTGCCCTCGGAGCCGAGAGCGGGATCGATCTGATCCGTCGGCTCAGGATTCGTGATCCGTCCGCGAAGACGCTGGTCTGGTCAATGTATCCTGAGTCACTCTACGCGGAGCGTGCCCTTCGTGCCGGAGCGATGGGGTACATCACCAAGCAAGCGGCGACGGGACGGATCATTGAGGCCATCCGTCGCGTTCTGGCCGGAGAGATTTATCTAAGTCAGGCGGCCGCGAATCAGATGCTGCGCCGGGTGGTGGGGACCAATGCCGGTGAGGTGAGTGCCCCGGCTCCCACCCCCGAGGCCACGCTCTCGGACCGGGAGCTGGACGTGATGCGGCTCATTGGCTCGGGGCTGACGACGTCGGAGATCGCCAATCAATTGCATTTGAGCGTACACACGATCGAGACCTACCGGCAGCGGATCAAGATCAAGCTGGGCCTTCGCAATGGGGCCGAGTTGATTCGGGCGGCGACTCAGTGGGTGCTGGAATCGCGCTGA
- a CDS encoding rhodanese-like domain-containing protein, whose amino-acid sequence MIQATDVHRWPPNVLKDHLDSGSPLVLLDVREDLERQYCTIEVPETVLDLHVPIGEISRRFDLVRRCLDGRPLVIYCHHGVRSLATAQWLASQGVSDVINLEGGIDAWSLTIDPTVPRY is encoded by the coding sequence ATGATTCAGGCTACTGATGTCCATCGCTGGCCGCCGAATGTGCTGAAAGACCACCTCGATTCGGGGTCCCCTCTGGTCTTGCTCGATGTGCGCGAAGATCTGGAACGCCAATACTGCACCATTGAGGTGCCTGAGACGGTACTCGATCTTCATGTGCCCATCGGTGAGATTTCCAGACGGTTCGACCTGGTTCGCCGTTGCCTCGACGGTCGTCCCCTGGTGATCTACTGCCACCACGGCGTCCGATCGCTCGCCACCGCTCAATGGCTCGCCAGCCAGGGCGTCTCCGACGTCATCAACCTTGAAGGCGGGATCGACGCCTGGTCCCTGACGATTGATCCCACCGTTCCGCGCTATTAA
- a CDS encoding TVP38/TMEM64 family protein, producing the protein MSKEETDQTLGRRNTLTASLRPALRWLLLPLALLGLALLWRSLPVSDWVEQQLLPAIDRAGWWGYLVYVAVYVSAVVMMAPGTVLTLAGGYLFGPMLGAGLALLSAVMGASVAFLIARRIARQAIRHRIETDHRFRSLDQAVAKRGAWVVFLLRLSPAVPFNLLNYALGLTGVRFTTYVLSSLVGMVPGTVVISFIGASASNERPAELGGRGWALLLLSALLTAAILAVIATQALAQVSAEDRNDSPSPPPADPPRSP; encoded by the coding sequence ATGAGCAAGGAGGAGACCGATCAGACGCTCGGTCGGCGGAACACCCTGACGGCTTCGCTCCGTCCGGCGCTGCGGTGGTTGCTTCTCCCCCTGGCCTTGCTCGGGCTCGCTCTGCTCTGGCGGAGCCTGCCCGTCTCGGACTGGGTCGAGCAGCAGTTGCTGCCGGCAATCGATCGGGCCGGTTGGTGGGGCTATCTCGTTTACGTGGCTGTCTACGTGTCGGCCGTGGTCATGATGGCTCCGGGAACGGTCCTGACGTTGGCCGGCGGATACCTCTTTGGCCCGATGCTCGGCGCGGGGCTGGCACTGCTCTCGGCCGTGATGGGGGCGTCGGTCGCCTTCCTCATCGCTCGTCGGATCGCCCGCCAGGCGATCCGACACCGGATCGAGACTGACCACCGCTTCCGATCCCTCGATCAGGCGGTGGCCAAGCGAGGGGCCTGGGTGGTCTTCTTGCTCAGGCTTTCTCCGGCGGTTCCGTTCAATCTGTTAAATTATGCGTTGGGGTTAACGGGTGTTCGCTTCACAACGTATGTGCTGTCTAGCCTTGTCGGCATGGTTCCGGGAACCGTGGTCATTTCCTTCATCGGGGCCTCGGCCAGCAACGAACGACCGGCGGAACTCGGCGGGAGGGGGTGGGCCCTCCTGCTCCTCTCTGCGCTGCTGACCGCGGCGATCCTGGCCGTGATCGCAACCCAGGCGCTGGCCCAGGTCAGTGCGGAAGATCGGAACGACTCCCCATCTCCTCCCCCTGCCGACCCTCCCCGATCGCCCTGA
- a CDS encoding DUF3500 domain-containing protein codes for MRGLKPSLALGTLGVISLALWAGAAADRPGAAMATAASRFLDGLDDPKRDLATFTFDDPERLNWHFIPREREGLPVKQMTPEERTLAMGLLATGLSAEGTLKATTVMSLEQILHEMENNAPRRDPELYFFSIFGEPSNQGRWGWRVEGHHLSLNFTIEDGAIVSATPAFFGANPAEVRQGPREGLRTLAEIEDRALRLVQALSDDQKATAILSDTAPDDVRSANDPQPPTDEAVGLTYAQMTDAQREMLRTLVEAYAMDMPARVAEAWLTEIRDAGPENVAFAWFGATERNQGHAYRIQGPTFLIEFNNTQNNANHIHSFWRSMLGDFGEPIAAAAE; via the coding sequence ATGCGCGGACTGAAACCAAGCCTCGCCCTGGGCACCCTCGGGGTCATCAGCCTCGCCCTCTGGGCCGGAGCCGCCGCCGACCGGCCAGGGGCCGCCATGGCCACCGCCGCCTCGCGCTTCCTCGATGGGCTCGACGACCCGAAGCGCGACCTGGCCACCTTCACCTTCGACGACCCCGAACGGCTCAACTGGCACTTCATCCCCCGAGAACGCGAAGGCTTGCCCGTCAAGCAGATGACCCCCGAGGAACGCACCCTCGCCATGGGCCTGCTCGCCACCGGCCTCAGCGCTGAAGGCACGCTCAAGGCCACCACGGTCATGAGCCTGGAGCAGATCCTCCACGAGATGGAGAACAACGCCCCCCGTCGTGACCCCGAACTCTATTTCTTCAGCATCTTCGGCGAACCGTCGAACCAGGGGCGCTGGGGATGGCGTGTCGAAGGGCACCACCTCTCCCTGAACTTCACCATCGAGGACGGCGCGATCGTCTCGGCCACCCCCGCCTTCTTCGGCGCCAATCCGGCCGAGGTCCGCCAAGGACCCCGCGAAGGGCTCCGCACCCTGGCCGAGATCGAAGACCGCGCCCTTCGCCTGGTCCAGGCCCTGAGCGACGACCAAAAGGCCACGGCAATCCTCTCCGACACCGCCCCCGACGACGTCCGATCCGCTAACGATCCGCAGCCTCCCACCGACGAGGCCGTCGGCCTGACTTACGCCCAGATGACCGACGCCCAGCGCGAAATGCTCCGCACCCTCGTCGAAGCCTACGCGATGGACATGCCCGCCCGCGTGGCCGAGGCCTGGCTGACCGAGATCCGAGACGCCGGCCCCGAGAACGTCGCCTTCGCCTGGTTCGGCGCCACCGAACGTAACCAGGGGCACGCCTACCGCATCCAGGGCCCCACCTTCCTCATCGAATTCAACAACACCCAGAACAACGCCAACCACATTCATAGTTTCTGGCGGAGCATGCTCGGCGACTTCGGCGAACCCATCGCCGCCGCCGCCGAATAA